The following proteins come from a genomic window of Augochlora pura isolate Apur16 unplaced genomic scaffold, APUR_v2.2.1 APUR_unplaced_2046, whole genome shotgun sequence:
- the LOC144477577 gene encoding uncharacterized protein LOC144477577, translating into MDNNPSNVFANTGVRCIADFTAEQLEDFLNSFDVVFSDCDGVLWNSDKQIPGAIETLRRLQELGKTIYLVTNNSAVSFKRYKEKVHGLDIGLVDTTRLWLFFNLLDTAGFCANKVFS; encoded by the exons ATGGATAATAACCCGTCGAATGTGTTCGCGAACACGGGCGTCAGGTGCATCGCCGATTTCACCGCCGAGCAGCTGGAGGACTTTCTGAACTCCTTCGACGTCGTCTTCTCGGATTGCGATG GTGTCTTGTGGAACTCGGACAAACAGATCCCCGGCGCCATAGAGACGCTGAGGAGGCTCCAGGAGCTCGGCAAGACGATTTACCTGGTCACCAACAACAGCGCGGTGTCCTTTAAGCGATACAAGGAGAAAGTGCACGGGCTGGACATAGGACTGGTGGATACTACGCGTTTATGGCTTttctttaaccttttagatacggcaggattttgcgcaaataaagttttttcgTAA